gttttaaaaatgtgtttatttacacttaatctccaatgtgatggtattttaaaatttattctggtgctaaaattgttccagctttggtcaTTAAGTGCTCCTTCAGGCCCTTATCCTTTTtagaatatttctgtattttctagaatTACAAGATAGTATAGGCTCATCTCACATTTTCCTTCCCTAGTCCTGAGATTAGTTTCTGTCAGgaaaaaatctggccaggcacagaggttcatgcctgtaatcccagcattttgagagggattacaaggagggcagatcacttgagcccaggagtttgagactagcttgggcaacatggtgagaccctcacctctaaagaaacagaaaaaaaatctgatttctcAATTAAGTTTGTAGAAAAACTTAGGATAGCTAGGCCATGCAGTTTACTGTTACTTGCAAGTAAAAGAATTTGACAAGGACAAGCAAAAGAACACTTTGCCCCATTTCCAGCCAAAACCAGAGGGATGACAATAATGAGAATAGAAGGAGAATATGAGAGCAAAACCATTAGGCATACATCTCTCAATTTCTTCTGGTGAGGCTTAGTCTTGGAGAATGAAAAGTTTCATTAGGTAAACTGGAGATGACATTGAGGAAAAAGTCCTTAGGTTACACCCTCATCAGAATAAATGATGAGGCACATCACAGACCGTCAGAGGGGATGCTCAGACTTCTTGAAATGCTTTCAGGCTCCATGTAGCCTAGATGATAAGTGGAGAGGCAGATAACCTCTCCAAGATAACCTTGCACAATGGCGGCTGAATTGGACTTCCAGATGCAGTCATGTCACCTATAGGGTGAACCAGACTGCCATAAAGACTCTCATTCcttggttatttttgttgttgttgttgttgttgttttgttttgagatggagtctcactcttaatgcctgagctggagtgcagtggcatgatcttggctcactgcaacctctgcctcctgagttcaagtgattctcctgcctcagcctcctgagtagctgggaatacaggcgtccactaccatgcccagctcatttttatatttttaatacagacaggatttcaccatgttgaccaggctggtctcgaacccctgacctcagaagatccaccagccacagcctcccaaagtgctgggattacaggtgtgagccaccgcagccagcctCCTTGGTTATTTGTAATAGTTTGCTTAATTTCGACCAGAGCAAGGAGAGCTAGCTAGATGTAGAATGTTAATAGCTATTGTCATGCATCTGTGATAGCCTGATGTATACATCTTTAGTAAAGGAAAGTTCTTTTTTGGATATAATATCTTCTTGATGGCTCGTTTTAGTATTAGACTTCTGGCATGACGCTAACCAAAGATCCAAAGCTCTGGCTGAACCTTTAATTGTCTGTGACACATAAAAAAATACAGACGGCTAGGTCTTACCCACACATAGTGAATTAAATCTCCAGGAGTGGGCCTGAGCTTTGgcatttttcttaaaagttttacaGGAGACTCTGGTTAATTAGGCGAAGTTCAGAACCAGTGAACCAAGCCTTTGCACTCAGGTTTCAGCAGTCACTCTCGGCAGAAATTGTTGGCAATGGATTCTGTACTTCTGTTGCAGTTGACTGAGATAAGACCTTGCAAAAGTAGCCAAGACTCTATTTCTCACTAGCAGCCTTACATAGAGTTGCACAGACTAGGAGGCAGTAGAGTAGTGAGTGTGTTCCCAGAATTCCTGCAGAGGTCTAGAGTGGGTCTAGGCAGATGCTTAAAGCTGAAtaacaaacaataagaaaaaaaatttcagccaggcatgctggctcacgcctgtaatcccagcactttgggaggccaaggtgggtgggtcacctgaggtcaggagtttgagaccagcctgaccaacatggtgaaaccccgtctccactaaatataaaaaattagccaggcgtggtggcacatgcccgtaatcccaactacttggaaggctaaggcaggagaatcacttgaacccaggaggtggaggttgcagtgagtcaagattgtgtcactatagtccagcctgggcaacaagagtgaaacttcgtgtaaaaagaaaaaaaaggaaaattaattttattaggtAAGATGAAATGTTTGACAGACTGGTAATTGTTTCCCAGGATACATATTCTTCCTTCTAGAACCAGACTAATTTCCCAAACTCCCTACCTTAAACATGTCCATGTCACTATACTCTGGCCAGGTTGATGTGAGTTGAAAAAATGTGAGCAAATTCTTAgctatgtcttctttagagaaatctGGTTtccctctactttactttttcttattccCATGCACTGAAAGGCAGATAGATCTGTGGTGAGCTGGCTTCAACCAACCAGACCGAGATACACCTCAGAACTGGGAAATGGTAGAATCACAACCTTGATAAACCCCAGTTCCTCAATGATCACATGGAGAAAAGCCAGCTTCCCACCATGACAGATTGCCTTTCCCTGGATTGTTGTGTAAGGgagaaataaacatcttttttttttttttttttttgagacagaattgcccaggctggagcgcagtggcacgatcttggctcacttacaacctctgcctcccagtttcaagtgattctcctgcctcagccttccaactagctgggactacaggcacacaccaccatgcccagctaatttttgtatttttagtagagacggggtttcaccatgttggccaggctggtcttgaattcctgaccccaggtgatccacccgccttggcctcccaaagtactgggattacaggcgtgagccactgggccctgctgataaataaacttctatttgttTGAACTACTGTGTTTTGGAATCATTGTTGCAttaattttttctacatttaattaCTACAAGCTACAGGACCAGTAGTCTCAGATCTTCACTTACTTGTTGAACTTCTTTCACTAGAAGCTTCTCCAAATGCTGGGCTCAAAATTTCAACAAATGATTCACTAATAAGCTTTCAATGTCCGTTTTTCTAAAGATGCAACCTATATCTTAAGTTGGAATAGATTATGGCAACTATTAAGTTTTCAGTGCCCCaccaaaaattaacaagtgggcATGTGTGCTATTGGAACACAGGCCTGggactttctttctccctctgccctcccccgTGACCACCACATTCTCCGTTCAGAAAGGGGCAGGAGGTTTGAAAGCGCAGACATTGGGTAACACTCACTATTGCCTTAGTTCCCACGTACTAGCAGTGCCCCTTTACTGACCTTACTCTTCTTCCTGTCATAAACATCTCTTTAGAGGTCTTTTCATGTCCAACCCTTGGTCATCTTCTATCCTGTTTCTCAAGCAGGGTAAAATCCCTCATTTTCttactctcattttctcttgaaaTTCTTCCCTTTCATATTCTTAATGTTCCCTCCTCCTTAGAAGCCCACTTTCTATTTTGACGTTTGCTGCGCAGGTTTCTAGACCAATGTGGAAAATCCAAAAATGTGCTGCTCTTCCCTTTGTTGATCTCTAACCTGAACAGTGAACACAGTGCATGCTGTGGAATATGCGTAAAAAATTAGTTCATCAAAATGTTTATACAATTGAAAATTCTATATTATAtgtaatgtattcattcatttaaaaatacttattgaatattAAGTGAAAGGCACTAGGCATTGAggatagaaaagaatgagagaatgCCAAAATATTATGCGTTTCAATATGGAAATACTCGGGCATTATTACCCTAGGGTATATATTGAAGTGATAAGTCGCTTATACCCACTTgtaatgaacatattttaaaaacagaaggaagaaaaactttGACAGTGGAATAAcatcaaatatttgattttttgaattaAGTAAGGCAGCACGTTGTATATATACCCATCACTGCGAATGTTCTTGTTCACTTGAAGTTATAATCTAGTGGTTGGAAAACATGTAAGTGTCATCATTCTATCTTATGGGAAATGCCCCTGAATTTAAAATCTCACTTGGTTAAACACTAATTTACCTTCAGTTTGATAGGACTCGAGGCACGCTCCAGAGGCTCCAGCTTGCTGCAGGTATCTCCTTTGATCTTTTAAGAAGAACTTGATATTGATGACTAGCGCTCGTAATCTTTCAACTATGGAAACTTAGGTGGAATATTTCTTCTTGTACTCAAAGCAAATGATGCAAGAAATGCATCAAATGTGATGAGGAGGGGATGGGCCATTGCTTCCTTATGTTTCCAAAAATATGACAGTTCACAGATGTCATGATCTTATGTCAGAGACATGTGAGAAAGATCCAtcttagagagagaaagaaaagaaagatttggataaaatatgtgatttcattttttatccttATTTGTTGTGAGACtggaaaaacaggaaacaatGGACAGAGAATATGACCCCCTTACTTGTGACACAAGAGGTAATGATGAGCAGTCAAAGGGTGtataaaaaaacttcaaaaattttatATCATAAAGAAGATACAGTGTGAGGTATTGTGActgctacatatatatatatacacacacatatatatacacatatatatacacacacatatatatatgaataaaagttATTGGCTCTGAATTTATCAGGAATATGAATTCAACCTTGTACCAAAATATTACAGGGCAAATGAATAGGGTTCAATTTAGTGTCATCGATTTTCAAGGAGCAGCACAGGGATAGTTACTAgctttggttttattcttttcctaATGTCATCTAAGAATATTGTGCTAGAATAGAAAGGTGTGAATGGTTAAACTAGGTGTCAGCTTGATTGGGTTGAAGGATGCCTAGATGTCTGGAGAAGCATTGTTTCTGGGGATGGCTGTGgaggtgtttccagaggagagtGGCAGGTGAGGCAGTTTCCAGAGGAGACTGGCAGATAAGACTGAGagagaaagacctgccctcaatgtgggcaggcaccatccaattggctgcTTGCTCCCCACAACCTCCCCACCCTGTGGCAGCTCTGAGGCCTTCAGCCTCAGACAAGCTTCTCTAACAGCCTGGCTTGCTACCAGCTTCTATCATTCTCTAGCTTGCATATGGCCCgtcagcctattgtgggacttcgcTTTTAATCATGTGAGCCCATTCTCCCTAATAAATTCCCTTGCATATATCTATTCTATTGATTCTGTTCCCCTGGAGAATACtgtcaactaaagaaaaaaaaaatccaacttttaaataattaacgTTAGTTTTATTCAGAAGTCTTACTGAGGTCTGCAGGCTGGGAGGCCTATAGCTCAGCATCAGCTCTTTAGAGGGGCTCTATCAGACGGCTCCAATGCAGTATTTTAGTTCACAATTTATAGGAGGTAACGATTCAATATATGCAAAATCACATCAAAGTTGCTCAGAAGTTACATTAAAGCAGAATCACTTCAAGATTTGGATGTAAGAGTACAGCTGGTTATAGATTACAGAAGTATAATCACTAACCTGGTCAGACCTTATTTTGTGAGTAAGAAAACACAAAGACTGGTGTCATTTTCATTGAAATGTCTGAGTGAATAAGGTACCATCCAACTTTTAGAAATCTCCATGACACCTTCTGAAATCCAACCTTTTGTACATGAGCTGAAGAAATTCTGCACATGGGCTAGCCTGGCTATGTTCTACAGACCACAGGAATATAGTGAGTTAGGTAAACAGATATGGAGCATGGGGACCGTGTGCTCTATTCTGAAGTATCTTCAAACATTCTTCTCAAAGAGCTGCAGGTTGTCATAGAGTGAGGGGCTTTGTGAAATTACGCTGGCATGCAGAAATGAACCAACATGGCATTTACTACTTTGTCTCGCAACTTCCACTAACACAAGAGGATAGGAACGACTGTGCTGTCCGTTCATTGGACTAGACTtttctcctatttatttattcaataacaTCATATACATTAGAAATTTTCAAAGAGAATACCAGTTGGGTTTATTTTGGTTAGGAAACAAAATGCTGTGTTGATAGTTTTTCTTACTCTTGGGAATGCCTTGCCTACATTCTTTCACTGagtaagtataatttaaaattaatattgcaTCACCACTTCATATCCATTGAAattgctattttatatatatataaaagaagtaTTGAGGGTTTCGAGCAACTGGAACCCTAGTGCACTGCTgattggaatgtaaaatggttcagtcggccgggcgcggtggctcaagcctgtaatcccagcactttgggaggccgaggcgggtggatcacaaggtcaggagatcgagactatcctggctaacatggtgaaaccccgtctctactaaaaatacaaaaaactagccgggcgcggtagcgggcgcctgtagtcccagctacttgggaggctgaggcgggagaatggcgtgaacccggggggcggagcttgcagtgagccgagatccggccactgtactccagcctgggagacacagtgagactccgtctcaaaaaaaaaaaaaaaaaaatggttcagtcactgtggaaaacagtatagtagtttcttaaaaaaaaaaaaaaatagaattactatatgatccagcaattccacttacGCATacatacaccaaaaaaaaaaaagaaaaaaaaaagaaagcaaggactCAAGCAGATATTTGTATGTTGTCAATGTTCATAGCAACAACATTTACAGTAGCCAAATGGTGAAAACAACTTAAGCATCCTCAGTGGATGAATGGctaaaaaaatgtgttatatacatacaagggaatattattgagcctttaaaaagaagaaaattacgACACATGAGTAAAACCTGGAGACATCAggccaagtgaaataagcaagtcataaaaagacaaatggtgTATGAgtctacttatatgaggtattcggagcagtcaaattcatagagacagaaaggagaatggtggttgccagaaaCTGGTGGAAAGGTTGAAAGgggaattattatttaaatgagcagagagttttagttttgcaagatgaaaaaagttctggagatggatcaTGGTGaaggttgcacaacaatgtgaatatacctAATGCTATTGAGCTGCATACATAACATGATTAAAGTGGTCAGTTTATGTCaggtatattttactacaattgaaataattaatggGGTATCATCTCAAGGAATGCTAGCATAAATAATAAATTGTCATGTGAGTCAAAGTCGTGTACGATGTTCATTTTAATAATGAAGTTCGATATTATTGAGGATACAGTGTTAATATATGTTGGACAATGACTATTTGAAATATTATAATCAGTGAAGCTGAAATTACAGCTTGGACTTATCATAGGGAATCTGGTGGATACGGGCCAGGGTCTTGGTTTCTTGTGCAATATTAGACTACAGGGGAAATCTGTGCAAATGAGCCTTATTCTATTTCTACGATTCTAATTCTAAAAGGCATTTGGATCAGATTTTCTATTCTGGAGAAAGAAAAGTTCATCGTGATTGTTTTCATGTCTTAGTTATTGTACTATACcacactctttcttttttttttcttttttttttttttgagacagaatctctctctgttgcccagactggagtgcagtggcacaatcttggcttactgaaacctctgcctcctgggttcaagtgattctcctgtctcagcctcctgagtagctgggattacaggcatgggccaccacgcctgcctaatttttgtatttttagtagagacagggtttcgccattttggccagactggtcttgaactcctgacctcaggtgatctgcccgcctcagcctcccaaaatgctggaattacaggcatgagccactgtgcctggctgtattcttataaatatattttatgttgtaTAACCTCCAAGATAAATGAGATGAGCACGACCCAGAGAGATGGTCTGTAGAACACAGCCAGGCTAGCCCATGTGCAGAATTTCTTCAGCTCATGTACAAAAGGTTGAGTTTTAGAAGCTGTCATGGAGATTTCTAACAGTTGGATGGTACCTTATTCACCCAGACATTTCAGTGAAAAGCCATGTGCCTCCAAATGAAGACTGGTGCTGTATCAGtcatggttctccagagaaaaagaaccaatagAGCATATATCGATACACGGAAAGAGATTTATCATGTGGAATTGGCCCACACAATTATTGAGGCTGAGAAACCCCACAAtttgccatctgcaagctgggaagCTGGTGATGGAGTTCCAGTCCAAACCCAAAGGTTCGAGAATCTGGAGAGCCAATGTCGTAAGTTCTATCTGAATATAAAAGCCCAAAAACCAGAAGCACTGATGTCCAAGAGCAGGAGAAAGTGGATGTCTCAGTTTAACCAGAGAGAGTCCATTGGCCCTTGTTCCGCCTTTTTGTTCCATTTAGGCGTTAACAGATAGGACGATGCCCACCTGCATGGGTGAGAGAGATCTTTATTCAGTCTATGGATTAAATGCTAACCTtttccagaaacactctcacacttaaactcagaaaaaaatgtttatgtgaGCATCCCCtaacccaatcaagttgacacataaaatcaacCATCACAAGTGCCTAGAAGCTTGAATTCCTGTGTTCCTCCCTTAGACACTAAAATGGAGTCTAGCAGTCCTTAGTTTTAGGCCCTTACTTACATCAACTTATTGATAAATTAGGAGCTCAGCTCTGAGTGTAAAGACAGGGGTAAGGAATGGGAGGAGACTAACAGACTGGACTTGGGTAAAGCATGCAAAGAGCATTGGACACCTCCCTACCATCCCCCATCCCTACTATTTATCCCTGTTTCAGAAAGTTTTAAGCAATAATAGTAACATGATGTTAAGAAGTTTgaagaaggccaggcgcggtggctcatgcctataatcccagcactttgggaggccgaggtgggtgtatcacctgaagtcgggagttcgagaccagcctgactaacatggagaaaccccatttctactaaaaatacaaagttaagcaggcgtggtggcacatgcctgtaatcccagctactagggaggcagaggcaggagaatcgcttgaacctgggaggcggaggttgcagtgagccaagatagcgccattgcactctagcctgggcaacaagagcgaaactccatctcaaaaaaaaaagaaaagaaagaaagaaagttgaagaaaaggagataattttctccttttctttcatcaGGCTGATCCTCCAGCCGCTCTCTTGAGGTGATGTATTCTCAGAGGCAGCCACATCTACTAGAAAGTGAGGAAAATAATTGTAGATAATTGTGACTATTTCTAAAAGTGAGAAACTGTTTGTAATTTTGTAAACACAAACATCTAACCTAAATTAAAGTAAAGATGTGGGAATTCACACAAATAACACTGGACGACAGAAATGTCCTTTGGGGAGTTTGCCTTCCTAAATATAGAAAGGCTTTATCCTGAGCTGCCCACATCTGAATCTACGTATTGCCCTGTAAGAAAGAATAAGACAAGTGAAAGCGCCACACACACAGCCCTAGAAAGATGTATTACATAAATGGCTGAAAGGGATTTGAGTTCTGTTGGTGCCAAATTGTGTTACAAGGAAGAAAATTCCAAACTGAGAAACCCCACATCACCATCCCAGAGCCACTGCACTAGATTGAAgcactttttattctttctgctgAACTAGAGAATCACATGGATGTGTCTTCGGAGCACATTTCAGGCAaccatttccttttcctcttggTGCCAGTCATCCTTCCACTGCAGGCATCTGTATCCATAACACATTCAAGGCATGCTAACTTGTGGGACCTGCATGAGACCACATCTCAGAGCACTGTCTGTGAACCGAGGCTATGGTGCTTTTGTGAGGTgttgggaaaggaagaaaggaaggtgggTGATTAAAGTGAATGGAAACAAAATTACCATTCTCAACTTTGATCTATAAGGATCGGTATGGAGAGGATTATTCCTCCCACCCTAAGCTCTCAGAGAACACTCTGCTAGGGCGGTATGACAAAGACACCATCCTCATTGAGGAAACTTCTGTGTTTAGGTGGCTCCACGAGATCATTTATAGTATGAGGAATAAGTTTGTGTATTTCATTTTGCCATGTACAGGTGATAAGGACATAGCCCCTCCTATAAAATGATTCATATCTACACCACGGTATTTCAAATGCTTCTGTTAAATTACAATACACTCCTTCTACAAGACCCTTGCTCCTGTTGCATTTCCTAACTCCATTCTTACATGGCACAAATCTGTTGTAACAGATTTTTTGCAGCTCGTCATATTGCATCAGGAGGAAGTAATGTTCTGTCACACAACGCTGTTTGTGGTAAACattttttctcatgatttctTCATTACAGTAGTCCCTATCATATAATGGCATTCCAGGTTCGATAATGACACGTCTTTCGACTTTTTCTTTGGTAGGTGGTCTGGTGGGCCCTGTCCTATGAAATTCTTCCAAATACTCTTCAAATTCTTCCATATCATCATCTGGGGAATCAAAATCTGTATCCACCTCTTGAAACTGCActggctgcagcagctgctgcagcaATAGAAGCAGGAGCAGTGGGTGTGTGGTGATCGGAGTTCTCATCATTTTTCCTGTAGACACTAAAAGAGATAAGGAGATATGTTCTGTTGTGATAATGTGCTTGCTTCACATTTCCTGTGAGGGGCACATTTATGCCACATATTGCTGTTCTGGGCTCtaagattttggagcatttctaCATCGCCAACTCATAATCGATCTGAATACTTCTAAATTATTCACAGAAATGACCTTACTAGGCCTACAGTTCAGCCTAGAGCTGTGGTAAGAGAAGAAAAGGTgaaggaaggagaatgagaaagggagagaaataaaagtaaggaggaagaaaaggaaacaaggaagaaatggagcaagagagagattaaaggccgggcgcggtggctcacgcctgtaaacccagcactttgggaggccgaaacgggcggatcacgaggttaggagattgagactatcctggctaacatggtgaaaccccgcctctactaaaaatacaaaaaattagccgggtgaggtggcgggcgcctgtcgttccagctactagggaggctgaggcaggagaatggcgtgaacccgggaggcggagcttgcagtgagcggagatcgcgccactgcactccagcctgggcgacaaagcaagactctgcctcaaaaaaaaaaagagattaaggagagaaggaaggagaaaggaaatcaAGACAGCAgtgaggagaaagggagggaggcagagaggaggctCACATGCTTCTTCCGTCTGAAACAAATACATCTTTTTCCGTTTCCAGGAGTTGAGAACTTGCTCTGAAAAGAGCCACCCTCCCCTTTCAAACATTCCactttgataagaaaaaaattccttaacCGTGTCTTTCTTTGTCCTCTTGCTCTTTCCTGACCATAGATGCCCTTGGGAAAGGGATCAAGGAAGGTTCAAGTTTGAGCAGCTGGGATAAAAATACATTCTTGAAGTCACCCTAAACTAAAAACAATGATACACAGTAATAGCTAGCATAATGAGGAGTTACGTGCCAAGCACTAGACTAAGCACTTTAAGTATATTATCACCATCATCCAAATAAccct
The Theropithecus gelada isolate Dixy chromosome 7b, Tgel_1.0, whole genome shotgun sequence DNA segment above includes these coding regions:
- the RNASE9 gene encoding inactive ribonuclease-like protein 9 isoform X2, giving the protein MMRTPITTHPLLLLLLLQQLLQPVQFQEVDTDFDSPDDDMEEFEEYLEEFHRTGPTRPPTKEKVERRVIIEPGMPLYDRDYCNEEIMRKNVYHKQRCVTEHYFLLMQYDELQKICYNRFVPCKNGVRKCNRSKGLVEGVYCNLTEAFEIPWCRYESFYRRGYVLITCTWQNEIHKLIPHTINDLVEPPKHRSFLNEDGVFVIPP
- the RNASE9 gene encoding inactive ribonuclease-like protein 9 isoform X1, translated to MSTGKMMRTPITTHPLLLLLLLQQLLQPVQFQEVDTDFDSPDDDMEEFEEYLEEFHRTGPTRPPTKEKVERRVIIEPGMPLYDRDYCNEEIMRKNVYHKQRCVTEHYFLLMQYDELQKICYNRFVPCKNGVRKCNRSKGLVEGVYCNLTEAFEIPWCRYESFYRRGYVLITCTWQNEIHKLIPHTINDLVEPPKHRSFLNEDGVFVIPP